The window CATCATATTATACTACatacatttatttattgttattatattcTAAATTTATGACATATAAACCATACTACCCACACAATTATAAAACCTGAATCAATAACACAACAAGACGGTGCGACTTTAGACTCAAATATATATTTCCCAAACAACCCAATTAAAACGTTGGGTGACCATCaattttccatttccatttTTAATAACAATGAGAATAAAGGAGGAGAAAAGACAAATTCTAGAACGGCACGAGGGGGAGGTACGGAATTTAAAATTGGGAATCACGTAACCGACACAAAAACCTAATTCAGGTCTTGCCAAAAACcacatttaaaaagaaaatcaaataataatttgaaccaaattaaaagaaaatacattATCTGTGGCCCTAACACGAATAACATAAAGAGAGAAGCAaacgaaataaaaaacaaaacaaaagataatCTAAAAACTTAGAAAATCCGTACCAAAGCTTTCACCTGAAAGACCCAACGAATTCAGCTTAGAAGACGTTTCTTCACTTCTTCTCCAGCTCTTCAATCTTGTTGATTCTGAAGCCCCTTGTTCTCAGTTCCTCCGGTACCGACGGATCTTTGTAATCGACGTGTTCGAGGACCCAACCCTTGTTTACGACCGAGCCCTCCACTTTTACCTGTCGAAAGGGCAAAACTGTTGTAACATAATACAGACTCACCCGCCCTTAAAGTATGCAACCTTCAACGTACTAAAACAACTTCCTTCTCTGTTAATTAAAATTCCCGTATTATGTTGAAAATGTTAATCCACCTATACGTACTGATGCCAAAAAGTGAAAATCCGCGAGATGACTAAGAATCGAAGGAAAGTCCGAGGATGTGAATAGTGAGAGTTGTGCTTTAGACCATCACAAACTTGAGTtgcagaaaacaataaaatttgcgGAGAGTAAATCTTACGATATGGGAAGTTTGGGAAACTAGCACGGACTAGGATATTTGCTAACGGTAATGATATTTTTGGCATGTTCGGATTAGATGCACTGGACGTGTTCATGATTTATCTATAGTTAGAACTTGCAAGTAATATATATTCTGAAAAGAACTAAAGTTTGCCAATTTGCAACTCTCATATCAAAAATTATCCATTTTCGACATACCTCTGCGTCATCAACTGGGTCAATAACAAGAGCCCCATCCAAGGAGAGAGAATTGATAAAGACATTCCGGCCTTTGATAACCAATGTAGACCTCTGAGAAATTGAGCAGCTTCCACTGACTTTGCTTTTTATGTCTGTAAAAGTGATAGCCCATTTTGGCTTCCATGTTATACGAGGCCACACTTCTACTTCTTGGCCGTTGATCACCTGTTGTTCTGGATCAGCTACTTGGATTCCGGCCTGGGAAGCATAAAAGtaaaacacaaaaattcaaaccgtgacagagggagagggataGAGATAAGGGCAGATCAGCATCTCCAGACCGGGTTTTCAGAAATCACAAAACATCCCTAAACTTTCCCTAGGTCATCTTGTAGCGactgaataaaaaagaaaaaataacaaaagttTCAGACGAATTGGTGATTTGAGAATTTATCTCATGGTTCAATTGGGGACGGTCCTCTGTTGTTGGGTTGTTGTGAAGGACAGGTTAAATGCCTAACTTCTGATTTGATAAATGTTTAATCTTCTAAGGTGATTATAATCATACACCGTAGATGATAATATGGCCATAACTAAATTCTAAATAGCATATTGGGCCCTCGGATCCCTGGGGAAGAAGATCAAATTgattcttttaaaaaattaatgcaCCATCCTCCGACTATTCCAGGCAATGTCAGGCATAATAATATTCAGAAACATGTGGGTGTGGTATAACAATAAAAGAAAGTTTAGCATCACGGTGTTAATTAAAATACCATCTTAATACAATTACCTTTCTGAGAATTAGGCTGTTTGCACGATAAACGAGCATTTCTCCAGAAGTTGCACTATGATATGGATTTCCCTTTGGTACCTTCAGTTAAATTCCAGCATAAAATTAGTAAGAAAATCAAACCAGCAACCCCAAAGAccacaacctgctctgataaaAGGAAGATATAGCACCatacttcaaattttttattaaatttggcTGATTTTGTCATATGACATAAATGAAACACTAGAAATAACTTAAAGGGCACTAATTATACGTACCTTAGCAGCATCCTCAGGGTTGTTCTTCACAGGTGCATAAGCAAGCCATGGTTCCATTACCTAAGCAGTAAGCAGTGACATGACAGCTTGTTATTTGACTCAATAACAgcaatacttaaaaaaaaattgaaaatttgttacAATGCCACGGGGAGAAGCTATTCCCTTTTTCAAGCGAGAGAGAGGGCTGAAGCTATTCGtcttaataaaataaaggacCCATCTTGCACTAGGGAAAAAATGACCATGCATATAAAAAGGCTTAAAGGCATAATCTCAGGCCAAAAGGATAATTACCGTGAATCCCACCCTAGCAGATGGAGGCAAAGTTTTTGGATAGTCTTGCATCATACACTCTAAGCGAGTTGAGGACTTAAATGAAGTCTTGCTAGCATCTTTATATCTACAGCAACAAGGGAAATACCGGATACGATATTAGTGGAAAACAATTCTCACTATTCTCTTGTACTAGCAATCTAGCAAGTACTTTTAGAGTAAGAGAAATGAAAAGTATATCATATATCTCAAGACGTAGATGGAAAAGGTATTTAGTTCTGGATTCTGGAGCAAAAGTTCCAAGGTGATGGAATTATAATGCTGAGTCTAACTTCTTATACAGCCCTATAATCCACAATCAAAAGGATCTGCTACTAAATGTGCACATAAAATGTATTACTTTATTACCAAGGATAAATATCATCTCTTCTTGCATGGAAAATGGAGATTTGTTACTTAATCCAGGCTGTCCAAGGTGTGGGTTCCCCTTGAATTAGGGGCAGGCCACACACTACCCTGTGCAAAATTTATTATCCAGATTATCATCCGCCTTCTCCACTGATACAGAAATGGAGATGAGCAAGATCCTAATAACTAGACATTCTATAGGCCAAGTAATTAAAGACCAAACAGTCCTTTTCGCACAAGTGGATAACAGTTTCCCACACATATCAAACTTCTAAGTGTTGACTTATTCGACTAAGCCAGGCAATCAATTTTCAAGGTGAAGTATAGCTACACTACATGCTCAGCAGAGCCACCCAGGCTAATATTTTAGACTACCATGCCCTAATGACTGAAAGAACTAAGAGAAAAGTTCTCGAAAATTATGAGAAACTTATAATCTCTTGAAAACAAGATTTATGcacaaaaataacaaactacAATACAGCTCCAgcaacaaaaaaattagaagtCTAATCAAGGGAAGATTTACTTTGGATTAACAAACTCCTTTATTGCACCACCTGTTTTTGTGAGCTCCTCAATGTACGAACCAAGTTCCAAAATTAACTGCAATGAATAAATAAGCACAGAAGTTTCATTTGTAAGACAAATTTGGTCAGTATCAGTCTTACTCCAATTGTTgtgatataaaaaaatatgttgaACTCAAGGACACATCCATTAAAAACATTAGTTGATAATGACAACAATTTATCATATTAAAGTATATGGAATTTTCTAtcctttattaatttattgttcATAGTATCTTTTTCCCACTTCCCGTTTTACCAGTTCTTCATGCAATATATTCAACAGCAACACTATTTATGTTGAGGATTGAATTATGATACCTCTCTCTAAGCTAAAATCATGAACTTGATAAAACTACTGGTGGCTAGAAAGcatatttatttttggaaagGGTCAAGGGGATGAATGAAAATCTGTGCCAGAAGATTACCTGGTTGATATTCCCCGGGAATGGAGAATAGCCGGTCTCATTATTGACATCACCATCAGGATATCCAGTTGCTCTAAGCAGAGGATCAAGCTGGTTGTACTCCACATTGATCACCATCGACCTCCCTGAAGCAAGTTTTGCAGTTGAAGACATTATGCGTCATGGTTTATAAAGAAACAAAGGACTGTGAGACTAAAGTTTCAGAAAACATAACACTGTAGATTAAAGATATCTAGAATGCCATACTGACATATCCACATCCGACAAGTTCCTGCTACATGACATGTGATGTGAAAGACAAGTGACAAAAACCTTAATTTCTACTGTTTGGATATGGTAATGTCTCTATCATAAGAAGCAACAGGTGAACCAAGTACTGATTTTCTATTTAGGTATAACAAAACTAAGAAGTTTGTgtatccaaaaagaaaaaggaatcccACAGAAGAAAAGCAGCAACAATAGTTCATTCATCTTAAATATGGAAACAAGTTCATAAACCACTGGCTTAAATCCATAAGTAGGGAGTAAATTAAAAGTGAATTGGAATAGATTGACTCAGAATACAGTCAAAGTCACTTGAAAAATCTTTCAGAGAATGACTGCCATCACAGGAGTAAAGCAATTCCAAACCTAAAAAGGGGTTATAATGATATATCTTATAGCATTTATAAGGACAAGGAACCGTGTTACATACCATCAGCATGAGTAAGTCGGGTAATTCCTCCAATCGCTTCTTTTGCTTTGCGCGGAACGGTTAGGGAATTAACATGGTATTCTCTGGTAGCACTGACACCCAAGGCCGCTGGGATTGCCTACAAAACAAGAGGCATAAGGAGATAGGCTTCTGACTGCACATCCGACAACAACCCCTCAAATTAGTAGAAAATGTAGACGAAACCCGTAAAGCAACTAACATTGAATAGAAGTCCATTTGTATCTTGGAAGAACAAAACCCATCTCAAACCAGCATCATGCCTGtaaaatgataaaatacaaTCATATATCATGAAAGTGAAGATTGTCAAGGCATATATAGAAAGGTCATACATGCAGAACCTTTCAAGTTTCTAACAAGCAACTTCAGCCAAACTAAAGTTTGAAAAAGAAACGAATATTTTAGAAGTAAAGTAGCATTATCTTTAATCTTTATCTCATCAGGTAATCATCAGTCAGGGAATATTTAGCGCTTAAAAGTACTAACGAACAGAATGTTTGCAAGAGGCTCAACCACTCCCCAGCCATTCTTTGAGCACACATAGAAGATCAATTACCATATATGTCATGACCTTACGAATCCAGTGGACCAATCAGCATTTACATTAAGTAAAACCATAGAGAGGAAgttatacacacacaaacagATTCCATAAATTAGGTAAATATTCAAGAGACATGACGTACCAAACTTTTAGAAGGCCACTTGAGTAGAGTAGCGAATGCACATCACCATGCCCATGAGGCTTGGTCTAccaaaaagagaaaggaaagagAAACCAGACAAACTTAAAATTCACAGAAAAGAACCGATTACAAAGTTCTTAGATCATTATTCACCCAACatatagtaattaattaaaaatataagtaaTTGTTACCTGAATCCTGTACTTGTTACGTGGGTCAACTGCAAGCCTGGCATCATTATCATCTAAGCATGCAACTTTTTCCTGCAACATTCTAGAGAAATTCATACACCATCTTCAATGAACTTTCTTCAGCAAAGCAGTAATGACCGTTATGTACCTGCTTTAAAAGATTGACTTGACTAGGTTCCATTCCAAAATATGAATTTGACTCCAAAAGCTCTAGTGTACGAGAATGTGTATCATCTGATGTCATTATAACAAAAGGAATTCGTGTTTGCCTTTCACCTACAAATTTTGGAAGAGATATTAGCTATGATTAAGAAGACGAAAAACTTAACACAATAATCGCCTTCACAGTGAATTCTTAGACAAGGATCTAAAGATAACTAACTGCCTTTCCTAATTAAAAGCCCAACCACTCTGAACCCTATATCCTAAACCTTAACGCAAAGAGGGAAGGTTCAACTATAGAACCCTGTATCACTAGTCTGAGAATGTTGCTCTCATACAAACTCTAGGTGGACATTggattttgaaaaacttgtaTTTCATATTCAAAATATGCTAAAAcatagaaaaggaaaaaggacaTCATAGCTTTTAAGGTAGCACTAGCATCCTACAAACTTTAACCACAAATCGTGTGATACTTAGCCAGTAACAAACCTGATGCAAGTTTAGAGCTAGCATCTTGAAGAGCCAGAATTGATTCAATATAATGCTGTAAAAAGCATGTTCCTGTGGTGGTCTCTCTGGGAAGAGCCACCTGCACAATGTAAAACAATAGGGTAAACAAGTTTAATCAATAGAGATTACATTATCATACACATCAATAGTTTGAAGTTTTTTCAAATGAGCAAGAAGGTAAGCTTTCACATTAAGGCACTTGCATGGATCCACCAAGTAAGAATAAATGCATGCTAATTTAGTACATAAAATGCCTGATATAATCATAGAAAATGCTCTAGTGTAGCCACAGACCAACAATGGCTAATGTTATGGAAATATTTGGTTGAGAAATATGTCCCCAAGATTAACTTACCAAACCTTGAGAATCCCATTGCCAAAGATAGATGAGAAATATAACATTCAAGAACAGAATAAAATGCATAGGCATCAATGAAAAGCTTAAAGGAGCACCAACGAGCATATGATTCAGATAGCTAATCTAACCATGTAAAAAAGGAGGGGCTGCTTGACTAAGAAGACATTTGGTTCAGGAGAAAGATACAGCATTTAAAAGATGCAAGTCAAGGAGAAGATACTTGAGGCTACAGAGGGGGGTAATGAAGACAGTAAGGAGAGGACGGGTAAAGCCG of the Pyrus communis chromosome 1, drPyrComm1.1, whole genome shotgun sequence genome contains:
- the LOC137709482 gene encoding UDP-sugar pyrophosphorylase, yielding MASALDSATEKLASLDIGGSAPNLQKNLHLLSTEQIQLAKIMLETGQSHLFEHWAEPGVDDEEKKAFFDQVSRLNSSYPGGLASYIKTARELLAESKAGKNPFDGFTPSVPTGESLNFGDDSFISFEESGVKEARRAAFVLVAGGLGERLGYNGIKVALPRETTTGTCFLQHYIESILALQDASSKLASGERQTRIPFVIMTSDDTHSRTLELLESNSYFGMEPSQVNLLKQEKVACLDDNDARLAVDPRNKYRIQTKPHGHGDVHSLLYSSGLLKVWHDAGLRWVLFFQDTNGLLFNAIPAALGVSATREYHVNSLTVPRKAKEAIGGITRLTHADGRSMVINVEYNQLDPLLRATGYPDGDVNNETGYSPFPGNINQLILELGSYIEELTKTGGAIKEFVNPKYKDASKTSFKSSTRLECMMQDYPKTLPPSARVGFTVMEPWLAYAPVKNNPEDAAKVPKGNPYHSATSGEMLVYRANSLILRKAGIQVADPEQQVINGQEVEVWPRITWKPKWAITFTDIKSKVSGSCSISQRSTLVIKGRNVFINSLSLDGALVIDPVDDAEVKVEGSVVNKGWVLEHVDYKDPSVPEELRTRGFRINKIEELEKK